A portion of the Aricia agestis chromosome 1, ilAriAges1.1, whole genome shotgun sequence genome contains these proteins:
- the LOC121725968 gene encoding uncharacterized protein LOC121725968: MRSDFITLKYIFFSKLYNFVLFFTMDSEQPASSGLKVMTRNELFNIMERSGASTFNEKILIMEQEVLNQYEGNDQNIAEIKQKLSIIRHQFKQRWSAAHNTKARFLERNKDWLQGSISLPKTGVSPGRPQKSFSDLSERSKRRKTEELRGAGTDELTYATQMKLRETGKVDASKIVKDLTKSPTRARKYAVAIKKKTSETNEESREDKHLRALFMYTEAGLTQTQYEIVRDSNPSFYPCYSILQKLKKECYPDIHRITETCAEVTVQSLMDHTAQRLLMHLGEADLNQQLNSAEKQSLVLISKWGYDGSQQMQFKMKFVNEADSDANIFQSSMVPLQLVYGPERKILWQNPKPSSPRYCRPIRIRFVKETTDITNEEIAIIKTQISELTKTRVNDFSIGHKLLFTMVDGKVCNAATHTKSTMRCYLCGATSAV, encoded by the exons ATGCGCTCTGATTTCATTActttgaaatatatatttttttcgaaattataCAATTTTGTGCTGTTTTTTACCATGGATTCTGAACAACCAG cttcTTCTGGATTGAAGGTTATGACTAgaaatgaattatttaatataatggaACGCTCTGGCGCCTCaacttttaatgaaaaaatattaataatggaGCAAGAAGTGCTTAATCAATATGAAGGCAATGATCAAAATATTGCTGAAATCAAACAAAAGTTGTCAATTATAAGACATCAATTCAAACAGCGATGGTCAGCCGCTCATAATACAAAGGCCAGGTTCCTAGAACGCAACAAAGACTGGCTACAAGGAAGCATATCGCTGCCGAAAACAG GAGTTAGTCCCGGCAGACCTCAAAAGTCATTTTCAGACTTGAGTGAAAGAAGTAAAAGACGTAAAACTGAAGAACTAAGAGGTGCTGGCACAGATGAGCTGACATATGCCACACAAATGAAGTTACGAGAGACTGGAAAAGTGGACGCTTCGAAAATTGTCAAGGATTTAACGAAAAGTCCTACAAGAGCGAGGAAATATGCagttgcaataaaaaaaaagacatctGAAACAAATGAGGAATCACGAGAAGATAAACATTTACGTGCGTTATTCATGTATACTGAAGCGGGACTTACTCAAACCCAGTATGAAATAGTGCGAGATAGCAATCCTAGTTTCTATCCATGTTATTCTATTCTACAAAAGCTTAAGAAAGAGTGCTATCCGGATATTCATCGTATCACTGAAACATGCGCCGAAGTAACAGTGCAAAGTCTTATGGATCACACAGCACAACGACTTCTCATGCATCTTGGAGAGGCTGATTTAAATCAGCAGCTAAATTCAGCCGAAAAACAGTCCTTAGTGCTTATAAGCAAATGGGGCTACGATGGATCCCAGCAGATgcaatttaaaatgaaatttgtaaATGAAGCCGATTCTGATGCCAATATATTTCAAAGTTCCATGGTTCCGCTTCAGCTAGTTTACGGACCAGAGAGAAAGATCTTGTGGCAAAACCCTAAACCGTCTTCGCCACGGTATTGTCGCCCAATTAGAATAAGGTTCGTCAAAGAAACAACCGATATAACCAACGAGGAAATAGCAATTATCAAAACCCAAATTTCAGAGCTAACTAAAACCCGAGTTAATGATTTTAGTATCGGGCATAAATTGCTTTTCACCATGGTGGATGGCAAGGTTTGCAATGCAGCGACGCACACAAAATCAACCATGAGGTGCTATTTATGTGGCGCCACGTCAGCAGTTTAA